A stretch of Coccidioides posadasii str. Silveira chromosome 2, complete sequence DNA encodes these proteins:
- the RHO1 gene encoding GTP-binding protein Rho1 (EggNog:ENOG410PFAP~COG:U~BUSCO:13457at33183) produces the protein MAEIRRKLVIVGDGACGKTCLLIVFSKGTFPEVYVPTVFENYVADVEVDGKHVELALWDTAGQEDYDRLRPLSYPDSHVILICFAIDSPDSLDNVQEKWISEVLHFCSGHPIILVGCKKDLRHDARTIEELHKTSQKPVTPEQGEEIRKKIGAYKYLECSARTGEGVREVFECATRAALLAKTEKKKKLCKIL, from the exons ATGGCTGAGATCCGACGAAAGCTCGTGATTGTTGGTGATGGTGCCTGTGGGAAAACCTGCCTCCTGAT TGTTTTCTCCAAGGGCACTTTCCCTGAG GTCTACGTCCCAACCGTCTTCGAAAACTACGTTGCAGACGTTGAAGTCGATGGAAAACACGTCGAACTCGCTCTTTGGGATACTGCTGGTCAGGAGGACTACGATCGTCTTCGCCCACTCTCCTACCCTGACTCCCATGTGATTCTCATCTGCTTCGCCATTGATTCCCCAGACTCTCTGGACAACGTTCAGGAGAAA TGGATCTCTGAGGTTCTTCACTTCTGCTCTGGACATCCCATCATCCTCGTTGGATGCAAGAAGGATTTGCGTCATGATGCTCGCACCATTGAAGAATTGCACAAGACTTCCCAGAAGCCAGTTACCCCCGAACAG GGTGAGGAAATCCGCAAGAAAATTGGAGCCTACAAGTACCTCGAATGCTCTGCTCGAACCGGCGAGGGTGTTCGTGAGGTTTTCGAATGTGCCACACGCGCAGCTCTCTTGGCCAAGAccgagaaaaagaagaaactctGCAAGATCTTGTAA